In the genome of Culex pipiens pallens isolate TS unplaced genomic scaffold, TS_CPP_V2 Cpp_Un0121, whole genome shotgun sequence, the window ACAGCTGCAGGAACAGCGCCGGCAGGAACAACTCCAGCAGGAACAACTACGTCAAGAACAACtccgccagcagcagcagctgcagaATCCTGATCCGATGATCCGGATGATGGGGATGTTCGAGCAGCTGGTAGCTTCGGTGCAGCAAActgtccagcagcagcagcagttcatGAAGCGATTTTCAAGAAGCGCAACCCAGCCACCTCTCAACCCGGAACAGATCATCGACTCGCTTGCTGGGAACATCAAGGACTTCCGGTACGACGCCGACAACAGCGTAACCTTCGCGGCGTGGTACTCCCGGTACGACGATCTGTTCGCCCAAGACGCTGCCCGTCTGCAGGATGACGCCAAGGTCCGGCTATTGCTGCGAAAGCTCGGCCTTCCCGAGCACGAACGATACGTGAGTTTCATACTCCCCGCCGTCCCCAAGGACTTCAGCTTCGCCGACACCGTTGACACGCTCAAGAGCCTCTTCGGTGCGAAGGAATCGGTCGTGAGCAGGCGCTATCGGTGCCTCCAAATCTCGAAGCAGCCAACCGAGGATCACGTCTCGTACGCCTGCAGAGTGAACAAGCTTTGCGTCGAATTCGACTTAGGCAAACTCACCCAAGATGAGTTCAAATGCCTTGTTTACGTTTGCGGATTGAAGTCGGGGAGCGACGCCGGAATCCGTACGCGACTTCTTTCCAAGATCGAGGAGAACACTAACGTCACACTGCAGCAGCTGTCAGACGAGTGTCAGCGTCTACTAAACCTACAACATGACAACGCCATGATCGAGACGCCGTCAACCTCCGACGTAAACAAAGTCGAGCAACGATTCGAACGCAACAAAAGCAACAGGCGCGACCGAGATCAACAACCTTACGCTGCCGGCAAGTCCAAAAGCAAGCCGCCGCGTCCGTGCTGGTTTTGTGGAGCGGAACACTACGTCCGCGACTGCACCTTCCGGAACCACAAGTGCGCCGATTGCGGAGTCACCGGACATCGCGAGGGCTATTGCAGTTCTGCCAAGCCGCTGAAACCCTTCAAACGAGGAGGCCCGAGGGACTCGGTCAGCAGTAACGTGGTGGTTATCAACGAGTGCACGGTGCAGAAGCGACGGAGATTCGTTTCGGTTGATTTCGGCGGGACACTGATCCGGCTTCAACTGGACACAGCATCCGACATCACCGTGATCAGCAAGGAACTGTGGAGCGAAGTTGGCTGCCCAAGGTTTTCGCCGCCCTCCGTTCGCGCTAAAACAGCTTCTGGGACGGAATTGTCGCTGAACGGCGAGTTCCGCTGCGACATCACCATCGCCGGAAGCACCCGCAACGAGCTGATCCGCGTAACCGAGAAACCACTCCAGCTGCTTGGCTCGGATCTTGTGGACAGCTTTGGGCTAGCATCCATCCCGATGGACAGCTACTGCTGCAACGTATCCAGCGTTCCCGACCCAGCGCCGGCACTCAAGTCGGCCTTCCCCAAGGTGTTCAGCAAAAACCTCGGATTGTGCACCAAAACAAAGGTGAAGTTGGAGCTGAAAGAAAACTGCCGACCGGTTTTCTGTCCCAAACGTCCGGTGGCCTACGCGATGGTTGAGGCCGTCGACCGCGAACTGGACAGGTTGCAGCAGCTCAACATCATCACTCCGATCGACTACTCGGAGTGGGCCGCCCCGATTGTCGTGGTGCGGAAGGCCAACGGCTCCATCCGGATTTGCGGAGACTACTCCACCGGCCTCAACGCTGTCCTTCAGCCACACCAGTACCCGCTGCCGCTTCCGGAGGACATCTTCGCCAAGCTGGCCAACTGCAAGGTATTTAGCCAGATCGACCTCTCTGATGCTTTCTTGCAGGTTGAGGTAGACGAACAGGACCGCCACTTGCTCACGATCAACACCCATCGTGGCCTCTACCTCTACAACCGCCTTGCGCCCGGCGTCAAGAATGCCCCCTGGTCGGAATCCCAGCAGCGTCCTGCTATCTCGATGACGTCATCGTCGGCGGCGCAACCCAAGAAGAGCACGATCGCAACCTCAAAGCCGTTCTGCAACGTATTCAAGACTACGGCTTCAAAATTCGTCTCGAGAAGTGCTCGTTTGGGAAGACTGAGATCCGCTACTTGGGGCACATCATCGACAGCCGCGGGCTGCGACCAGACTCTGCGAAGATCGAGGCCATTGTCAACATGCCGCCTCCTACTGATGTGTCTGGTGTTCGATCCTTCCTGGGCGCAATAAATTACTACGGGAAGTTCGTGCCTAACATGCGGATGCTGCGCTACCCAATCGACAAGCTGCTGAAGGAGGATGCGAAGTTTGTGTGGGACTCGGAGTGCCAAAAAGCTTTTGAGAAGTTCAAGCAAATCCTCACCTCCGGTCTGCTTCTTACACATTACGACCCAAAGCAGGAGATTATTGTCTCTGCTGACGCCTCATCCGTTGGACTCGGGGCGACGATCTCGCACAAATTCCCCGATGGTTCTGTGAAGGTGGTCCAACACGCATCGCGAGCGCTCACGAAGGCGGAGCAGAACTACAGTCAGCCGGATCGCGAGGGTTTGGCCATCGTGTTTGCGGTTACAAAGTTccacaaaatgatttttggtcGGAGATTTTTGCTGCAGACCGACCACGCGCCGCTACTTCGCATCTTCGGGTCGAAAAAAGGGATTCCGGTCTACACAGCAAACCGGTTGCAACGCTTCGCACTGAACCTGCTCCTCTACGATTTCTCCATCCAGTAAGTCTCCACCGACAAGTTTGGCGAAGCCGACGTGCTATCTCGTCTGATCAATCAGCACGTACGACCAGAGGAGGACTACGTTATCGCCAGCGTCCGCCTAGAGGAGGACATCAGGTCAGTAGCCACGGAGTCGATTAATGCGTTGCCTCTCAGTTTTAGAGCCGTTGCCAAAAGCACCCAGTCCGATCCACAACTCCGCAAGATCTATCGGTACGTTCTTGAGGGTTGGCCAAGAGTGAAAGTCGCCGATCCGGAGATCCGGCGCTACCAAACCCGTGCCGACTCGCTCACCGTTGTGGACGGGTGCATCATGTTCGCCGAACGACTAGTCATCCCTGCTCAGCATCGCAAGCGGTGTCTGGAGCAGCTGCACCGAGGCCATCCTGGGATGGTGCGCATGAAGCAGATTGCCAGGAGCTACGTGTACTGGCCCAGCCTGGATGACGAAATCGTGGGCTACGTGAAAGCATGCCAGCCATGCGCCTCGGTAGCACGGTCCCCGCCGCACTCTGCTCCTGTGCCATGGCCGAAAGCAGCTGGCCCGTGGCAACGGATCCATATAGATTTTGCGGGACCGATCAACGGCGACTATTTCCTGATAGCAGTGGACTCCTTTTCGAAGTGGCGGATGTTTTCCCGACTCGGCATGCCTACCCTCATCGTGAGCGACAACGGGACGCAATTCACGAGTGCCGAATTTGCAGAGTTTTGCGCTTCGAACGGCATCCACCACACCACGACCGCTCCGTACCACCCGCAGTCCAACGGGCAAGCGGAACGATTCGTGGACACTTTCAAGCGTCCCGTCAAGAAGATTTCGGAGGGGAGAGGCACCATCGAAGAAGCTTTAGACATCTTCCTGTTGGCGTACCGCAGTACCCCAAACCGCTGCGCACCTGAGGGCAAGTCTCCAGCCGAGATAATGTTCGGTCGCAAAATCCGAACCTGTCTCGAACTACTTCGCCCACCTGCCGATCCCGAACCGCCCCAGAAGGAAGACCAACGTCGAAGCTTCGCCAAGCAAGACCTCGTGTACGCTCAAGTTCACTCCGGCAACGCATGGAAATGGACACCTGGAGTCATCCTCGAGCGGATTGGAAGTGTGATGTACAACGTGCACGTCGGCAACCAACGCGTCATCCGCTCGCACATCAACCAACTGCGAAGTCGTTCCGAGAGCGGACCAGCTGCTTCACTGCGTGCCAAACCGAAAGCGCTGCCGTTAGACGTCCTACTCGGTGAGTGGAAGCTCACGCAACCGTCGTTGGTCCCTGAGCTGCCACCGTTGAGCCCGATGCAGTTGACGCCGTGTCCGTCTTCTCCCGAGCTTGCGGACCCTCCTGAGACGCAAACGAGCGCGTCCAGTACACCACGCCCGTCAACCCCAGAATCTCCGGACCAAGTTGAGACGCCGCCGTGTGCGTCCTCTACGCCGCGTCCTGGATCGCTACCTCCACAAGAGAGTGGTGCAACACCATCTTCTTCGGCTGCGTCGTCGTTGTCTTCCTCGTCTTCATCAAGTACGTCGGAGCCAACCATCGTGCCGCAGCTGGTACCTGAACTTCGGCGTTCCGATAGGAATCGTAGACCGCCTGTAAGATTCGACTACTACCAGCTGTATTATATTAAGAGGGGAGATGTTGAGGACAGAGAAAGTGCGCGGAGTGCCCCCACCTTCCGCGCGCCGCTGGCTCACAAGTGGCTGCCAGTCTGCCACTGTGTGACGCAGCACAGCGCGTTCGATGTTTTATAAGCTGTCCCGTTTTGTGTTGTGCCATCGTGCCATTCTACTTCCGTCTGCGGACAAGAATAAACGTTTTAACTTGTACTAAGTCTGTTTTATTTCCGTTACGTTCGCTAGTCTTTTTGCCCGTCGCGGGAAATCCAACGTCCAGCGCGCGTATACGACATTGACATttcttaaaatgtttcaaaacactaaCTTAACACTAGTGAGGGCAATAAAAGTTTGGCAGTATTTCGTGGTATGTTTATGTTTGCTGCAGGTAAAATCGTTCGGCGCACGGTTCAGCGTCTATAAAAATGTGAGTCAATTATACTCAGTTTAACTGGGCTTAGTATTAAACTATTCTTTTTTCCAGAACAGCTCCTTATCGTCGCAAGATACAATTTTCTAGTTACGATAGCTTCctgcaaaaacaaaactagAAAGGAGGAGTTTTCGCTCTACGCCAGCTTCTACGACACATTCGTCCACGTCACGGATCTTTCGGGCGAATAAACAACCTCGCGCGTCACCGGCAACATGAACGCCAAGGCCGATCGTGACGAGGCTCCGCCCTACGCCGCTTTGTTGGCTGCTCAGGACGTCGCCGATAAGTGTAAGTCGCTCGGAATCACGCTGCGTGCCACCGGCGGAAACCGCACCAAGAACCCGGGACCGGGTGCTCAGTCGACGCACCGTGCTCTGTTCTGTTCGTCaaagaattttgtgattttttttagtgctATTAgtataaacataaataaatgctCTGTTTTAATCTGGCAAGTGTTTCAGTTTTTCCCGAAGTTGTTCCTCAAGGAAGACTTAGTCGGCAAAAATCATCTGAATAAACATATTTCAGGACGGACGAGACGGTTGGCGCAGGGCATCTAGGTGAAACATCTCAGTACACGCAGTTTAGAATCTCGAAAGCAAAGCAacacatcaaaaaaacaaacaaactttcaaaATCGTGATCCCAGCGTAAAAGCACTCTCCCAAGGGAGTGAAAAAGCTGCGCAaagctttttgatttttctatttttgttctGTCGGTAAAGTAGTATTTTGACGTTATACCGCTGTATAACTTTATATCAACTCTAGACTTCGCCACTCAATTTTACCTCCATGCGTATAAAGTGAATATAAGGTTTCAAGACTCTATAGACAAATTTTATATGTTGATATAGAGGGGATTTAAAGTTAccttatgggtcattccatctcaactgtgcacgaaaaagtgcaaatttgaaaattaccctctccgatcctgctcaaatttggcagagctgttgatactatcaaaacatgcaagaatcccatgctgttccgcttcagatggaatgacccttatacagttccgcggttacttgggtgcacatcaccttcgtcaaaataaacacttaatattacacacgcaaaaaaaaagttgcaaaccgacgggattcaaacccagcaccaacaaaaaggactggcgccttagcccactcggccatcagaccgatgaaaagttgtaaggataaacgcatatatgagcttgacatttcggtcaagtaggtttcccatactgatgggctacatatttcagagtgtaaaatcacataaaattgcataaaataatacaatatttattttacacccaggccttttttcaatttcaattcggttttattagtgaataatcatgttacaatcagttcattcgcagtacattacagagttttggagttcctttcagctgtgtgttaaatctcaatccattttggaacgattattgcttatgactaagagattaccaaaagtaagaaaaaatttagaaaaaacttactgaaattgcaaaggaaaggggatagaaatagaaaaagcttaaactagatcacagttttttttatctattgtagatgtgcttaatcattagctccccgagggccagaaattgctccgccttgttacggcaggtccggaaccgcgtcatcatctcaccCGCTAGAGCAAAAAACTCCGGCAAGGTGAAAAGATCTTCTCCGgttacttcttgctgggccgcatcgccgctaccggcagcgaccacgctggcgaacgatcgcccccatccaggagggaacgctgagttgtccgctggaaccgtacgctgtccagctgcaggaacggttgcgctcgtattccgctgagaagggtgggatgctgctgctttcttcttcctcttttcctgctcctcgaggtacgccttgcgcgcgacgcatccgcggtaattaccggtatggttgccgtcacagttggcgcacttaatgcgcgccttggtgtgctctgccttgtcccccaagtccgccttgcacggcagtgcacacttctccgagaggtgtgtttcaccgcacttcacgcagcggggcgggaggttgcagttccgcgagccgtggccgaacttctggcaacggtggcattgcgctacgtccattgggtttttggagtaaaaccgccagtttacccaaaaaccgtccaacgccttagtccgtcgcaggtcttggattttgacggtgccgcggtcgaagtacaacaggtacagagtgtgcgtacctgtgactgttgtcttgcgcgagagcacttttatctcccgtggcgtTATTCCGGCACCCGAGAGGTGTTCCTTCAGGTCGGCGATTGGGCGGTCTTGGTAGCCCTGCAGGACTACCTTAACCGCGGTCTTCTCAACTggatcgaatgtgtagaacttgaagttgctACACTTcagttctttcaccaccaggtcgaaattctttttgttgAAAGTAATCACTTGTACTttcgattttccaattttcagacTATAttggaggccttccagcaactcgtcaacatcgtccgccaacgtatccaaaacaaaaattggaggtggtcgccgttccttcggagaattatctttttttgtcgtactaccttttttgcgtgcacgtcgatcatcgtcgtcgtcgtcggtagtgctgctaccgtcggtgttgttgttgttggtttcctcgtcactcagtctcgcgaacttgttactggtgggaatgttggcggatgttgatgcgccaccggtcgacagattgccggaagtacCTGAGCGGAGTCTGCTTcttatagggctgcgatcctggacacggtaattagcGTGCAATAACTCCGGATTGAAACCATCAGCgcacacgctcccctgcgcgatggcggacgacgcggcggcgttgttttgtttacctttttgcactcggccggtagacgaacttcgcgggtttttcgaggccgcactcgaactgccacggccacggccggccttcggcatgctggtggagcaaactcgcgggtaatcacggtcgaTTGCggcggaaaattcgaaaaaacttCTAGAGCTCTGAGCACTaaactgctgcttgctctggaGGATACACGCAGAATGACCCAGGCCTTTTAaatgcagctggattactacttttttaactgtgctcctttgttctgctgttcgtaaagctgtttcttgacccctttccttccgatctagCCTTTAGCCTGCACATTGGATTTTCTCAGTGATGCAAATAAAAACGATAAACATCTGTGCAACTTTTTTATTTGCTGGTTGTCTTATATTAAATCGGcataaagttgttcaaatttgtcAGGTTCgaactttcattttttgaaccCATTGGAATTATGTAGTTAAATCCGACGAGACAATTTCGAAGAACAGACCCAGAATTGACCACAGTTTTGTCACAGATGATAGAGTTTTCTATTATTACACTGCAATgtaaaaaaactatcaaaaatccATTAAAGTCATAAACCGttaattttaatactttttttctaTAACAACATTGTCCATCAATATGCTATCAGACAATCTaacttttgaattgattttgcaGCTTGCACCAATAGTTGATTTGTTTATGCTGGTTTTCTCTTGAATAACCGATTGCTCACCAACAGTAGTTTGTGCCATTTGCGTTGATCGTACATCACATGTTTTAGTTATAAGGCAACTAACAGGCATATTAGTTACTGTTTCGAACACAttataaatctgaaaaaaaatacattcaaaattgGCTACAAAAAATAAGTGACTACATACCTGCTGGTTGGCCTGATAAAACGATTGAAGTGTATTTATTCTCAGACCAAACGAAGTCTCTGGAGCCAAGGAAATAAAACATTTAGTTATGGCAGGCTCCGTTGCAcaattttggttttgatttgaatttgcatCATGCGTTAGGTTAAATTTTTGTTCACACATTTGCTTCTT includes:
- the LOC120428475 gene encoding uncharacterized protein K02A2.6-like; its protein translation is MSDSDAQLLYQEQLRQERLRQEQLQQEQLRQEQLQQEQLRQEQLRQEQLRQEQLQEQRRQEQLQQEQLRQEQLRQQQQLQNPDPMIRMMGMFEQLVASVQQTVQQQQQFMKRFSRSATQPPLNPEQIIDSLAGNIKDFRYDADNSVTFAAWYSRYDDLFAQDAARLQDDAKVRLLLRKLGLPEHERYVSFILPAVPKDFSFADTVDTLKSLFGAKESVVSRRYRCLQISKQPTEDHVSYACRVNKLCVEFDLGKLTQDEFKCLVYVCGLKSGSDAGIRTRLLSKIEENTNVTLQQLSDECQRLLNLQHDNAMIETPSTSDVNKVEQRFERNKSNRRDRDQQPYAAGKSKSKPPRPCWFCGAEHYVRDCTFRNHKCADCGVTGHREGYCSSAKPLKPFKRGGPRDSVSSNVVVINECTVQKRRRFVSVDFGGTLIRLQLDTASDITVISKELWSEVGCPRFSPPSVRAKTASGTELSLNGEFRCDITIAGSTRNELIRVTEKPLQLLGSDLVDSFGLASIPMDSYCCNVSSVPDPAPALKSAFPKVFSKNLGLCTKTKVKLELKENCRPVFCPKRPVAYAMVEAVDRELDRLQQLNIITPIDYSEWAAPIVVVRKANGSIRICGDYSTGLNAVLQPHQYPLPLPEDIFAKLANCKVFSQIDLSDAFLQVEVDEQDRHLLTINTHRGLYLYNRLAPGVKNAPWSESQQRPAISMTSSSAAQPKKNYGFKIRLEKCSFGKTEIRYLGHIIDSRGLRPDSAKIEAIVNMPPPTDVSGVRSFLGAINYYGKFVPNMRMLRYPIDKLLKEDAKFVWDSECQKAFEKFKQILTSGLLLTHYDPKQEIIVSADASSVGLGATISHKFPDGSVKVVQHASRALTKAEQNYSQPDREVSTDKFGEADVLSRLINQHVRPEEDYVIASVRLEEDIRSVATESINALPLSFRAVAKSTQSDPQLRKIYRYVLEGWPRVKVADPEIRRYQTRADSLTVVDGCIMFAERLVIPAQHRKRCLEQLHRGHPGMVRMKQIARSYVYWPSLDDEIVGYVKACQPCASVARSPPHSAPVPWPKAAGPWQRIHIDFAGPINGDYFLIAVDSFSKWRMFSRLGMPTLIVSDNGTQFTSAEFAEFCASNGIHHTTTAPYHPQSNGQAERFVDTFKRPVKKISEGRGTIEEALDIFLLAYRSTPNRCAPEGKSPAEIMFGRKIRTCLELLRPPADPEPPQKEDQRRSFAKQDLVYAQVHSGNAWKWTPGVILERIGSVMYNVHVGNQRVIRSHINQLRSRSESGPAASLRAKPKALPLDVLLGEWKLTQPSLVPELPPLSPMQLTPCPSSPELADPPETQTSASSTPRPSTPESPDQVETPPCASSTPRPGSLPPQESGATPSSSAASSLSSSSSSSTSEPTIVPQLVPELRRSDRNRRPPVRFDYYQLYYIKRGDVEDRESARSAPTFRAPLAHKWLPVCHCVTQHSAFDVL
- the LOC120428480 gene encoding 40S ribosomal protein S14-like; the protein is MNAKADRDEAPPYAALLAAQDVADKCKSLGITLRATGGNRTKNPGPGAQSTHRALFCSSKNFVIFFSAISININKCSVLIWQVFQFFPKLFLKEDLVGKNHLNKHISGRTRRLAQGI
- the LOC120428478 gene encoding translation initiation factor eIF-2B subunit gamma, which produces FLFIFQHSIISIKGELLPFIVKKQMCEQKFNLTHDANSNQNQNCATEPAITKCFISLAPETSFGLRINTLQSFYQANQQIYNVFETVTNMPVSCLITKTCDVRSTQMAQTTVGEQSVIQEKTSINKSTIGASCKINSKVRLSDSILMDNVVIEKNVIIENSIICDKTVVNSGSVLRNCLVGFNYIIPMGSKNESSNLTNLNNFMPI